From the genome of Halomonas sp. MCCC 1A13316, one region includes:
- a CDS encoding succinate dehydrogenase iron-sulfur subunit encodes MLQVSIYRYNPETDSAPYMQEYQLDTQGRDLMVLNVLEMLKAEDTTLAFRRSCREGVCGSDGMNMNGKNGLACITSISDVVKDNKLVLRPLPGLPVVRDLVVDMGLFYKQYERIQPYLQNDEPAPAIERLQSPEDRDKLDGLYECILCACCSTSCPSFWWNPDKFVGPAGLLQSYRFLADSRDTATRERLAELEDPFSVFRCRGIMNCVAVCPKGLNPTRAIGKIRDMLLANAT; translated from the coding sequence ATGCTTCAGGTATCCATCTACCGCTACAACCCGGAAACCGACTCCGCGCCCTACATGCAGGAGTACCAGCTCGACACCCAGGGCCGCGACCTGATGGTCCTGAACGTGCTGGAGATGCTCAAGGCCGAGGACACCACCCTGGCCTTCCGTCGCAGCTGCCGCGAGGGCGTATGCGGTTCCGACGGCATGAACATGAACGGCAAGAACGGCCTGGCCTGCATCACTTCGATATCCGACGTGGTCAAGGACAACAAGCTGGTGCTGCGCCCGCTGCCGGGCCTGCCGGTGGTGCGCGACCTGGTGGTCGACATGGGCCTGTTCTACAAGCAGTACGAGCGCATTCAGCCGTACCTGCAGAACGATGAGCCGGCCCCGGCCATCGAGCGCCTGCAGTCGCCGGAAGATCGCGACAAGCTCGATGGGCTCTACGAGTGCATCCTGTGCGCCTGCTGTTCAACCTCCTGCCCGTCGTTCTGGTGGAACCCGGACAAGTTCGTCGGCCCGGCCGGCCTGCTGCAGTCCTACCGCTTCCTGGCGGATTCGCGTGACACTGCGACTCGCGAACGCCTGGCCGAGTTGGAGGATCCGTTCAGCGTGTTCCGCTGCCGCGGCATCATGAACTGCGTCGCGGTATGCCCGAAGGGTCTCAACCCGACGCGGGCGATCGGCAAGATTCGCGACATGCTGCTGGCGAATGCCACTTAA